Genomic DNA from Nitrospirota bacterium:
AGTTAAGGACTGTTAAGCTACACAGGAATTACATTAAGCATGCGGAAGGATCTGTCCTGATTGAAGTAGGCGATACAAAAGTTATTTGTACGGCAACTATTGAGGATAAAGTGCCTCCTCACCTTAAAGGAAAGAACAAAGGATGGATCACTGCAGAATATGCAATGATCCCCCGCTCGGCCCTGCAGAGAATTGTACGAGAGTCTGCAAGAGGCAAGATAGGAGGAAGGACACATGAAATACAGCGTCTCATTGGGAGATCTCTCAGATCGGTCGTCGAATTGGATAAGCTGGGCGAGAGAACCATATGGATTGACTGTGACGTCATCCAGGCAGACGGCGGCACCCGAACGGCCTCGATTACCGGATCGTTCGTAGCCCTTGTTGATGCCATAAATTTTGCAAAG
This window encodes:
- the rph gene encoding ribonuclease PH, translated to MKRKDGRKGDQLRTVKLHRNYIKHAEGSVLIEVGDTKVICTATIEDKVPPHLKGKNKGWITAEYAMIPRSALQRIVRESARGKIGGRTHEIQRLIGRSLRSVVELDKLGERTIWIDCDVIQADGGTRTASITGSFVALVDAINFAKKDGLITVNPIKDYLAAVSVGIVEGEPVLDLNYDEDSTAEVDMNVVMTGKGKFVEIQGTAEGEPFSRNMMDGLITLAKKGIEELVEMQKKLVGAL